ATTTAAGTTAGCAAACACACCCACTTTTGATATGCTTTTTAGCCAATACCCTAACAGTATAATACAAGCTAGTGGTGAATTTGTAGGCTTGCCTGCCGGACAAATGGGTAATTCTGAAGTAGGTCACCTTAATATAGGAGCTGGCACAGTTGTTTACACTGGCTTAAGCTTAATTAATAAGGCAATTAAGGACGGGGAATTTGAAAAAAATCCTGTGTTTAACGAAATATTTAAAGACGTTAAAGACAAAAACACTACTTTACACTTAATGGGTTTACTAAGCCCTGGTGGTGTACATTCACTAGAAGATCATTTGTTTAAATTGCTTGAAATGGCGCATAATTATGGGCTTAAAAAGGTGTCTGTTCATCCTATTGGAGATGGAAGGGATGTTGCTCCAAAGTCAATAATTCCATCATTAGAGAAATTACAAGCTTTATGCGATGAATATGGCTATAAAATAGCCACAATCAGTGGAAGATTCTATGGTATGGATCGTGACAAAATGTTCAACAGAGTAGAAGTTCACTATGAAGCTATGATTGGCAAAGCAGAAAATAAATTTACAAATGTTATTGACTATATCAAAAAACAATATGATGAAGGAATAAGTGATGAATTTTTCATTCCAGCATGCAACAAGGATGCTGAATTTATCAAAGATAATGATTCAATAATATTTTTTAACTTTAGACCTGACAGAGCAAGACAGCTTGCACACTTGTTTATTGGCTCAGACTTATATGATGCTAAGCCTAAACATCCTGTTCATATATCAAAATTTGCTTCATTAATGAAATATGAAGGCATTAACACATTAGTTGCTATTCATGAAATGGAAGTTAAGATGCCAATTGGCAAGGTTTTAGAATTAGCAAACTTATCACAATTAAGAGTTGCTGAAACTCAAAAATATGCCCATGTAACCTATTTTATGGATGGTGGCGTTGATGTTGTATTTAAGAACTCAAAACGTATAATGGTACCATCATTAAAGGTTGAAAGCTATGCTGACGCTCCTCAAATGTCAGCTAAAGAAATTACTGATGAGCTTTTAGCTAACTGTTTAAACTATGATGTAACAATTATGAATTATGCTAATCCCGATATGGTTGGACACACCGGCAATTTAGAATCAACTATCAAAGCAGTATCATTTTTAGATTCGCAAATAAAAAGAGTAATAGACTTTGCAAACAAAAACAATATAACTGTTTTTATCACTGCTGATCATGGCAATGCGGAAATAACTGAAGATGAAAACGGCAATCCTGCTACAAAGCATACAAAAAATCCAGTAATGCTTATTTGTAGTGATAAAAGTATAAAATTGAAAGATGGAAAACTAGCTAACATTGCCCCAACTATTTTAGATTACATTAATGTTGCTAAACCAATTGAAATGGATGAAGAATCGTTAATTGAAAGATAATTATGAAGATTAAGAGAATAATATTTAGTGATGTAGATGGCACAATTTGCTCTTTCCCGGATAAAAAAGAGAATCCTGAGACCAGAAAGAGTATTTTAGAAGCAGTTGAAAACGACAATATAACTCTTGTGCTAAACACTGGTAATCCTCCACTTCCAAAAATGCTTAAAATGGCTCATGAATTAAAGGCTAAATATATTATTGCTGCTAATGGTTCAGCCATTCTTGATGTCGAAAGCAAAGAGTACTTGTATGAATCAGAACTAAGTTCTGATATTGTTTCTGCAGTCTTAGGCATAATCAAAAAATATGACGAATCTGCCTGTTTCTTTGGTAAGAACGGCTACTACATGGTCACAAGCAACCAAAAAGTAAAAGATTTTTTAACTGAATTTTTCGAATTCCCAGACTGACTAGATGAAGATGAAAAAATCATTAATAACATATTCAAAATTGAAATTTATCCTAAGCCTGAAAATAAAGAAAAAATTGTAGCTGATATTCATAATTTAAGCATAAAAGCTGATCTTGCTGTTATGGGAATGCATATGGAGCTAACAGCGCCAGGCGTTAATAAAGGAACTGGGGCACTATGGTTATGCAATCATTTAGATGCTGATCCTAATTACTGCATGAGTATTGGCGATAGTAACAATGACTTAACAATGCTTAGAGCAATTGGCTTTTCATATGCTATGGACAATTCACCAAAAAGTGTTAAGGAAGTTGCAAAATACTACACAAGTGATGTTATGCAAAATGGCTTAGGAGAAGCCATCCAGGACTACATATTTAGAACTAAATTCGATATTCTTCGTCAAGCAAATGAAGACAAATTAGAGAAACAAAAAATTAAAGAAGCTAAGAACGCATTCTATCGTGCTAAAGCACAAGAAAAATAATTACAAACTTTACAATCGACCATTTAGGCTGTTTTATAGGGTTAAATGGTCGATTTTTTAAGTAGGAAACATTCATTATTTATCATTTAGCATAACATTTTCAACTATTCATTCTCAGTATTTTATATTTTAGCAGTTCATCATTAGTATAATTTATATAGTTATTCATTAACTTTTCGGGATTTGGTAATTATGAATCTAGATAATAATAAAAATGTGCCTCAATTTACAGACCAAAAAGACAAGTTTTTTAGATGAGAAGAGTGGTTCCACTATATGAGTCTTAAAAAATCTGTATGAAACATTCTTCTTTGAGTTTTCCTTTCATCTTTATTCCTTAGTTTGCTTATTATATTTCTTTCTTTAATTGCAGTATTTTCAAGTGAATCAGTAAAAAAGCCTGGAATTATTTTTGCTATTACGTTAACCAGCATAATTCTTTTATTTTTAGCACTTAGCTTTGGGCTTTGAGCGCAAATGAAACAAACTATTTGAAGCGCGAGAAAATATAGCGATTTAAAACTTGCTAAATATTTGTTAATGGTTGCCATTGTTTTAAATCCGTTTTTTCTGATTTATTTAAGCATTATCAACAAACGTCAAAATAATCTCAAGCACACAAGTAGTTTTAATATTAAATTTCTAAAAGAAAGCAGATCATTATCAAATGACCAAACCCAAACCATTTCAACAAAGTATGATGAAGAATACGGCTATACAAACACTTATGAAGCGCAGATAAACAATTCTCCTAGCAGTAGTAAAGTAAAATCTAGGAAATATGTGACTAATAACTATGATGATTCATATGACCAAAACTACTATGAAACAGGCAGCTATGACACATCTAGTAAGAAAAGACATAAGCCTGATAAGTAAAAAAAGTAATTAGGCTGACTGTTTTGATACAATCAAACTTTTTGATCACATACCTAAGACCATAATAAAAACCACTAAAACACAACTAAAAAAACTGGCAGAGCTGTCAGTTTTTTTGGTAACTAATTATATGGCCGATGGTAAGGGATTTGAACCCTTGAATGATTTGCATCATTATCTGTTTTCGAGACAGACCTCTTCAGCCACTCGAGCAACCATCGTTTTTCATAAATCTTTTAAATTATAATTTAAAATATTAATAATATACAAACTTAAGGAGTTCTTATGGATGGATCATTAACAATGTGAATAATTTTAGGTGTTCTTGTGGGGATAATTTTAGCTATGTTTATCATTAGTTCTGCTAAGAACAAAATAAACAAGAAAAGAAAAGAAAAGCAAGATGCTGAATTTAGAAAAAAAGCTTCTGAGTATGCCAATTTAATAGCTATCAGACTAAAATGCTTAATGGATGTTAATGAGGAATACTTACAAAAATTTGAACCTTCAATCGGAGCATTTAAAATGCGCGACATTGTTTCTGTTGCCAACAAATACTTAAAAACTATTGAAGATGATCTAGAATTCAAAGAATATATTATCTCATCAGACACCAATTCTGAATTTTTAAAGGACTTTATTACTCTAACTCATACTAGATGCAACAACTGATCTAGTCAATGCGACTTTATCAAGTTCAAATTAGAGAGAACGATTGCAGATATAGATTCAGAATATGTCGCAGAAAGAGTTGCCCAAGAAACCCTTAAGATTCGTGAATTTTATGAAAAAGGGCTAATTACAAATGAACTTGCCTAATAAACTTACTCTTTTAAGAATGATTTTATTTATCCCTCTATTAGTATTAGTTATCTTATATGGTGTTTTAATTCAACGTCACATAGTTGTTTATAAAATAGCTGGCAGGATATTATTAAGCTTAATTTTAGCTATATTTATAGCGGCAATGATTACTGACTACCTTGATGGCTGATTAGCTAGAAAAAACAAGCAAGTAACTTCATTTGGGAAGCTATTTGATCCTATTGCTGATAAATTAATTGTCACAACTACCTTAATTTCGCTTTCAATTTTTGGCTTTATTCCTTTATGAATAACAATTTTATTTGTTGCTAGGGACTTAATTGTTGATGCTATAAGAGTTTTGATGGCTCAAAATAATATTGATGTTAAGGCATCAATATGGGGTAAACTAAAAACTTTAACTCAAACAATTGCTATTATAATTGTGCTTGTTGTAGCAGTTGCCTTTAATTTCTCACTTGTTTCAAACTGAAAAGATTGATTAATTTTATACGCAATCAATATTCCAATGTTAGTTGCTCTATTCTTTAGCATCTTCTCAGGCTATAAATACTATCATTCTATACGTTCATATATAAAGACAAAATAGCTCAATTTGCCTGTTTTATGGTAATAAAAATCAGCATAGCGCTGATTTTATTTTACTGAAATAAAGAAGTAAACCATTGCTACAAGTGTGCTCACAAATGAAATACTATCATGCCTGTCCATAAGCCCACCATGGCCTAAAAGTATTTTAGAATAATCCTTTGTAGCATTCAGTCTCTTTAAATATGAAAAGTATAAGTCGCCCGCTACTGAAGCAAATGGAGTAATTGAAAATACAAATGTTTGTGGAATAACTTTATTTTCCATTAAACCTAAACCAAATATCATTCCTGCTGCAAATATTCAACAAGCTATAACTCCAACTATAAAACCTTCTCAAGTTTTTTTTGGTGAAATATTTGGAGCAAAACTAGCCTTAATTAATTTTTTACCAAAAAACTTACCGCCAAAAAATCCACCAATATCAGCTAGCGAAGGAGCTAGCAAGATAAATAGCACAATCTTTCAGTCTCTAAATGTTGCTAAAAGTAAAAATACGATTGAATTTATAACATAGAAAAATGAAAACCAAATATGAACAAAACGTAAGAATCTGTCTCCTGCTGTCATGTTGGTTCTGCTTTGCAACTCAATCAAAACAAATATTAAAGCAATAACAGAAATTATTAATAATGATTGTCAATTAAAAACAGAATTTTTAATCAGTATAAGCAATTGAGTTCTATCAAACGAGCCAGGCTTTAATAAAGTCTCTGCTGTGTCTATAGGCATAAAAGTCATTAAAGCTGCTAGCATTGAGACAAAAATTCTAAAAACTAGTTTCACACCAAAAGCATTTAAAATCTCAAATGATAAAATAAAGAGAGCAGCAGTTGCCATTATATAAGCAGCAATCCTAGCTTCATAGTGGCTTGCACCAAAAATCGCAAATGGAATTATGGCGCTTGCAAGTATTAAAACTCCAACAACAGCTGGCAAAACTCTTTCTTTTAATATTTTCATATCTTAATATTATATTTGTATATTTGAATATTAATAAATTAGTAATATAGTTTTTTTACAGATTTAAATTGTTCTCTTAGAGCAATTAAAGCTGGATACATTGCAAATAATAACATTCCACCTAGAATTGGCTCAGAAATAATATTAAATAGCCTTACAAATAATCAAACAGCAATTGGAGGCACACCATTTTTGCCAAGATCACCAGGCCTAATTAATTCATGCAAATATTGTGCAAAGAACACAAAATAATGATTTAACATAGTTGAAATCACACCTAAAAGTGTCAATTTTCAAACAGCTGGCTTTTTAAAAACATTAAATACTCAAAATAAGACATAAACTCCGAGAGCAACCTCAACTCTTGGTATGACTGAAAGATCAAAATATTGATATTTAGGAATTCCATAAATATAGGCAGCAAATCAAGAAGATAAGCCAAAAAATAGTCCGACAGATATATTTCCTACAAACCCTAAGTGGAATGTAGCAATAACTGTTAGTGCCGCAAGGTAAGTTATTTGTGTATATCCTAAGTTTAAATATCCAATATTTGGCACTGTTGCACTTAAAATAAATCAAGCTAAATAAATACTTAAATTAGCTATTAAATATGTTGTGTGGCTGCTAGAATGTCTAAATTTTCATCTACTTTTAACAGCACTAGAGCTATTATTATTCACTTTTGTTATCATACAATAATGATAATACTTTTTTATTTTTTTGTACTGTTAAATTTATTTTTAAATGAAAAATATGGCTATTTTATAGGCTTATTAATAATTTGCAAAATAAAAAAGCCCTCTGGCTTTAATTTTTATAATTACTAAAATTTAACTAGTGAAACTATTTCAATTCCATCTTCATTAATGCTGTCTCTACCGTTTAAATCAGTTAGCTCTAAAAGTATAATAACTTTTTTTATAATAGCCCCTTGCTCTTTGAGAAGCTTAATTATGGCTTTAATTGTGCCCCCAGTAGCTAAAACATCATCAACTATTGCTACTGTTTGCCCTTTTTTAATAAAGTCTGCTTGAATTTGTAAAATATTATTACCATACTCTAGATCATATTCTCTAGAAATTACCTTCCCTGGTAATTTACCTGGCTTTCTAACCATAATAAAAGGTTTTTTAAGTACGGCTGCTGTAGGAGTTCCAAATAAAAAGCCTCTGGCATCTGGCCCAACTATTACATCAACATCTTTAGCAACTTCAGCCATGCTTGTGATTGTATAATTAAGCGCTTCACCATCAGCTAAAAGTGGTGAAATATCTTTGAATAAAATTCCTGGCTTAGGAAAGTTTTTTACATCTCTAATATATTTTTTTAAATCCATATTTTCCCTTTAAAGTTGTTTTATAGGCCTAAACAGAAACTGGAACCTCTTCAAAGAACACTAAAACGTCATCTTCTTTAATGTCATTAAACTTCTTAATGTGTGTACCAAAATCCTTGCCTTTTTCAACTACTTTTAAGTCATTTGCTTCACGTTTTAAAGTTTCAACAATGCCTTCATGAATCATTTTTTTATTTCTAAATATTTGAACCTTGCATCCTACTTTAACAACGCCTTCGTCTTGCATACAGCCAGCAATAGTGCCAACTTTTGAGTAGTAAAATAGCTTAATGCAGTGCGCAGATCCAATTTTTCTTTCTTCATAAACAATTGGCTTTTCACCATCAAGAATGTTTTGCATATCTTCAATAATCTTATAAATTACATCATAAGACATAATTTTTATATTACTTTGTTTTGCAGTTTGCTTAATATTTGGTGATACTTTAACATTAAAAGCAATAATAATTGCATTTGAAGCTTGTGCTAATAATAAGTCGCTGCTAGAAACTTGACCAACTTGTGCACCAATAACTCTAATCGTTGCTTCTTCATTTTCCATTACAGAAAGCTTATTTTTAATAGCTTCAGCAGTTCCTTGCACGTCTGAACGGATAATGACATTGAATACTTTTTTGCCTAGTTCAACATTATTTAATTGAGTTTTTTCATATAAGTTATGACTTTTATCAATTTGAGCTTTGTCTAAAGCTAATTTTTTAGCATACTTTTCATCATCGAAACCAATAAATCTATCCCCAGCTAATGGAGAGTTATTTAATCCAGCAATCTTAACAGGTGTTCCAGGAAGCACTTCATCAATAAATGCTCCACCAGGGCTTTTCATACTTCTTACTTTTCCATAGCATGAGCCAGCGACAATGAAATCGCCTTTATATAAAGTTCCATTTTCAACAATAATTGTGGTTACAACACCAACGCCTTTGTCAACTTTGCTTTCAATTACAGTTCCGACAGGATAACGAGAAGGGTTAGCTTTTAAATCTAATAAATCTGCAAGCAAAATAATTGCTGAAAATAATTCTTCAATTCCTTGACCTTTAAGTGCAGAACCATAAACAATTTGAGTATCGCCGCCAAATTCTTCAATAAGAACATCATTTTCCATCAGTTCTCTTTTAATTTTTTCCAAATTCTTTTGTGGTTTATCCATTTTGTTTACAAAAACAATTAAAGGTACATTTGCCGATTTAGCGTGCATTATAGCTTCTTTAGTCTGAGGCATAACTCCATCATCAGCAGCTACAACCAAAATAATAATGTCAGTAATCTTAGCTCCACGAGAACGCATTTTACTAAATGCCTCGTGGCCAGGAGTGTCAATAAATGTTATTTTTTCGCCTTTATGAGAAATTTGATAAGCACCAGTGTGTTGGGTAATTCCTGAACTTTCAGTGCTTACTACATTGGTTTTTCTAATATAGTCAATTAGTGAAGTTTTACCATGATCAACGTGACCCATAACTGTAATAATTGGAGGGCGCTTAACTAATAAGCTTTTATCATCATTAAATTTGACTTCATTTAAAAAGTTTCCAGCATCAATGTTTTCTTCTTTTTTAAAATCAAGTCCTTTTTCCATGCATATTTCAGCAATTTCTTCTTCTTCTAAAATGTGGTTAATTTGATAGAACTTACCTCTAAGTAAAAACCGTTTAATTAGATCGTTTGCATTCATTTTAATTTTTTCAGCAAACTCTCCTAAAGACGTTCTATTTGTAAAAATAAATGTTCCATTAACAATTTCAGTCTTAATGTCTGACAGTTGTTCTTTAACCACACTTGTATTACTTAATCTATTCTTTTTAGCCATTTTCCCTCCTTCAATTCAGCTTCTATTCTTTCATATACTTCTTTTGGAACAGCAGTCCTAAATGTTTTGTTCAAACATTTTTTTCTAACAACAGTATTTCAGTTTTCCTCTGTTGCTATAAAATAGGCTCCTCGGCCTTTTAGCTCTCTGTTGACATCTAGTTTAATTAGATTTTCATTCTTATTATAATCAAATCTGAGCATTTGATTCTCAGGTACTATAAGTCCTGTTGCAATGCACTTGCGACTAAAGCCTTCATTTTTTTTATCACTCTTCATTTTCAATGTCACTTAAATCAATTCCGCCGTCTAAACCAAAACTACTTAAATCTTTGTCAACTTTAAAGTTTTTAGCGACTTCTTTGGCTTTTTTATAGTCATTAGCAGTCAATTTTTCTTCTCTTTGAATTTCGTTTAATTTTTCATCAATTGAACGTTCATCAGACTCAATATTTTCTTTAACTGATTCACTGTTGTATTGTTGAATTAGTTCATCAAACTCCATATTTTGACTATTGCTTTCATCAAAAAATGCTTGTTCTTGCTCTCTAAAAGCCAAAATGTCTTTATCGAATCCTTCAAGGCTCAAGTCAAGATTTTCAAAGTATGAATTTGTTTTTCTTCTGTTATTGTTAAATGCTCTTGTTGGCGCCTTTTTAGTGGCTCCATATCTTCTAAATGAATTAAGCGATTCTTCCACTTCAGCAATTTTACTTTCATCAAAAGGAATATTTTTTTGCTTAGCTTCTTCAACTGTAATAATGTCTAAATTAGAATGAGATACCTTGGAAGCTAACATTGTATTAGCACCTTTTTTACCAATAGCTGCAGATAAGCCTGCTTTTATTGTAATAACATAAAATGAATTTTGACTTTCATTTTTAGGTACAATGTCAACTACTTGTCCAGGAAGCATACATCTGCGAATAAATTCTTTTTTATCACTTGTGTAAACAATGACATCAAATTTTTCTTTATCTGCCTGATTTACACCTTGATTCATCTCACTAATGATTAAATTAATTCTTGAAGAATCTTGACCAATTATTGCTCCATATACATCTAAGTGCTCATTGCCTGCTGAAGCCTTAAACACTGCCTTAGTTCTTTCTCCCGGTATTCTTTGGACATTAACTATTTCAATTAATCCGCTGCTAATTTCTGGAATATTGTTGTACAAAATCTTTTCAATAAGCTTTGGTGAATCTAATGAAACAGTAATTTGACTTAGCTTTGTATCTTTTTCAACTCTTTCAATTACAACATCGCCATATGATCCAGGATTAATAACTCTTTTTGCACTTACATAATTAGCAGGTAAGTGAGCTATAACTCCGTCATCAACAATTTGCACATTTCATGAACCTTTCGAGTTCATAGAAATAAAAGTAACTTTGACAGTTTCGCCAATTTTTTCTAAATATTTTGTATACACAATTGACTTTTGAAGCTTTTTTATAGCCTGTAAAATAGATGATTCAATAATTTTAGGGGTTTTTTGTACTACTGGATTTGTTGACTTACTTAAAGCTAGTAAATCGATTTCAATTTTGATAGTATCATCAACATTTGCATCATTTTTTACCTTTTTAGCCACTGACAAAGGCACATTGTATAGCATCAGTGAAACCTTATCAGCTTCACTTAAATCATCAAATTCGCTGTCATCAACAACTATTGCCTCAGTGTTATAAACATGCACTTCTTTGTTTTCTTCATCAATTTCAAAAACAATATTAGCTTCTGGGTCAATGTTTTTTTGCACAATTCTTGTTACTTCTTCAGAAAATATATCAGCCAAAACTGATAATTCTAATTTTTCTTTTTCATTGTATCCTTTGATAATCTCATATCAAATTTTAGGCGCATTCATTAATTCACTATTTTTCTTAACAGACATACTTCTCCTATTTATTCCTGCTTGCATATTCTATATTCATGCTTATTTTTTTATATTTGCTTTTTCTATTTCAACTTTTCTAAACTGTCCCTTGCAATTTCATTTTAGTAATATTGTCTCAGGATTATTCTCTAATATTTCGCCAGTGTAAAAGTCTAATTTATTAACATTTTTATTTAACTTTACATCAACTATTTCACCAATATGATTTCCCAATTCATCTGTTTCATAGTCCATTGTGAAACCAGGAGAGCTTATTGACAATGAATCAAAATCAAATTCTACATTTAATGAATCTATATAATCATTAACTATTTTTGTAAGCTCTTCAATATCTTTAAGATCTCTGCTTGATGCTATAACTTCTAATATTAATAGCCCATCTTCATTAACTATTTTCACATCATTAATTTTGTTGCCAAACTTTTCTAATAGCAAGCTTTTTCAGTTCATATTTCTCCATACTAAAATAATAAAGAGTTGGATTTCTCCAACTCGTATATTAATTACGAATGCTTTTATTATAGCAAACTTTAATGTTTTTTATACAAAACAATAAGAAGTTAGTTGACTAATAAATAGAAGTTATAAACTGCTAAATCTACATTTTAGCCTTCTCTTTTTCACCCTTTATATGACAAATTCTGCATCTAGCCTCATATTCAGAATCGCCTAATAAATTAAGTTCATCACTTTTAACTTTTCTAAACGAAAATCCGGCGTCAGATTTACACTCTAAACAAACTGCTTTTAGTTTTAAAATACTATCAGCAGAAGCTAAAACCTTTGCCATAACATCAAATGGTCTTCTTTTAAAATCCATATCAAGCCCAGAGCATATTACTTTTACACCCTTATAAATTAACTCTTCAATAACAGATAAAATATCTTCATCCATAAAATTAACTTCATCAATAGCTACACACATATATTTAGTACTTCAGTGATCTAAAATCTCTTTAGAGCTGCTGACATTAATTGCTTTATGCTTTGCCCCTGTTCTGCTAACTATTTCATTTTCTGAAAACCGTGTGTCAAATTTAGGCTTTATTACTAATGAATTTATTCCTGCAATTTTAAGAATATTAATTCTTTTTAAAAGCTCTTCTGTTTTGCCAGAAAACATAGGTCCTGTTATTACTTCTAGTTGACCTAGCCCATTTTTTAAATACATTGCTAATTCCTCTTTATAAAAATGATGAAATTAAAAAAGAATCTTGGCCTTAAAACAATGATTCTTTTTTAATTATTCTAAAGTAAGCTTAGTTCGGTTAAAGTCTTAACCATAATACCTTGTGGCACTTCACTAATTTCAGCTGTACCAGCTACGTCAAGATGAATGTGTTCAACACCTTCTGTAAATTCAGCTAAAAACATTGCCGCAGAACATGAACCAGCATTTCCTGAAAAATCTGTGTTTTTTAAGTCAGCCACTTTTGATGACTTAATATTTTTAGCAAATGCTTTATCAAGTGGCATTCTTCAAATTAATTCATTAGCATTATCAGCAGCTTTTTTGATATCTTCTCAAGCTTTATCACTTGTTGCTCATGTACCTGTGTATGTTTGTCCTAAAGCAACAACCATAGCTCCAGTTAAGGTTGCTACATCGATTAATCTAGTTGCATTAAGTACTTTTGCACCATAAACAAGTCCATCAGCCATTACCAATCTTCCTTCAGCATCAGTGTTGTTAATTTCAACACTTTTACCATTCATGGCTACTCATACTGAATCAGGAAGTGAAGCATCACCATTAACTCTATTGTCAGTAATACACATAATTGCAGCTACATTTTTCTTAGGTTTTAATTGTGCAATTGCTTTCATTGTTGCTGCAACAATAGCTGAACCAGACATATCAAATTTCATTGATACCATTGATCTAGAAGGTTTTAGTGAATAACCCCCTGAATCAAAAGTAATACCTTTACCAATCATTACAGTTTTTTCTTTTGAATCTTTGTCGCCATTGTATTCAATAACAACAACTCTAGGTTCATAAACACTTCCCTTATTTACAGAAAGTAAAAGTCCCATTTTAAGTTCTTCAATTTCCTTTTTCTTTAAAACAGTAACTTTTAGGTTTTCATATTGTTCTAAGTCTTTAGCAACTTTTTCAGCTAAAAATTCAGAGTTACAAATGTTAGGCGGCATAATTTGTAAATCACGCGCAAAGTTTGTGGCCTTAGCTAAAACCAGTGATTTGTTAAATTGCTCACTAACTTCACTAGTTACTTTTTCAATAAAAGGAATTAATTCAACTTCTTCTTTTTCATCTTTTTTTC
This sequence is a window from Mycoplasmopsis agalactiae PG2. Protein-coding genes within it:
- the gpmI gene encoding 2,3-bisphosphoglycerate-independent phosphoglycerate mutase, coding for MKKTILIVIDGLGLREQKQGNGFKLANTPTFDMLFSQYPNSIIQASGEFVGLPAGQMGNSEVGHLNIGAGTVVYTGLSLINKAIKDGEFEKNPVFNEIFKDVKDKNTTLHLMGLLSPGGVHSLEDHLFKLLEMAHNYGLKKVSVHPIGDGRDVAPKSIIPSLEKLQALCDEYGYKIATISGRFYGMDRDKMFNRVEVHYEAMIGKAENKFTNVIDYIKKQYDEGISDEFFIPACNKDAEFIKDNDSIIFFNFRPDRARQLAHLFIGSDLYDAKPKHPVHISKFASLMKYEGINTLVAIHEMEVKMPIGKVLELANLSQLRVAETQKYAHVTYFMDGGVDVVFKNSKRIMVPSLKVESYADAPQMSAKEITDELLANCLNYDVTIMNYANPDMVGHTGNLESTIKAVSFLDSQIKRVIDFANKNNITVFITADHGNAEITEDENGNPATKHTKNPVMLICSDKSIKLKDGKLANIAPTILDYINVAKPIEMDEESLIER
- a CDS encoding HAD family hydrolase produces the protein MKIKRIIFSDVDGTICSFPDKKENPETRKSILEAVENDNITLVLNTGNPPLPKMLKMAHELKAKYIIAANGSAILDVESKEYLYESELSSDIVSAVLGIIKKYDESACFFGKNGYYMVTSNQKVKDFLTEFFEFPDWLDEDEKIINNIFKIEIYPKPENKEKIVADIHNLSIKADLAVMGMHMELTAPGVNKGTGALWLCNHLDADPNYCMSIGDSNNDLTMLRAIGFSYAMDNSPKSVKEVAKYYTSDVMQNGLGEAIQDYIFRTKFDILRQANEDKLEKQKIKEAKNAFYRAKAQEK
- a CDS encoding MHJ_0274 family protein, encoding MDGSLTMWIILGVLVGIILAMFIISSAKNKINKKRKEKQDAEFRKKASEYANLIAIRLKCLMDVNEEYLQKFEPSIGAFKMRDIVSVANKYLKTIEDDLEFKEYIISSDTNSEFLKDFITLTHTRCNNWSSQCDFIKFKLERTIADIDSEYVAERVAQETLKIREFYEKGLITNELA
- the pgsA gene encoding CDP-diacylglycerol--glycerol-3-phosphate 3-phosphatidyltransferase; this encodes MNLPNKLTLLRMILFIPLLVLVILYGVLIQRHIVVYKIAGRILLSLILAIFIAAMITDYLDGWLARKNKQVTSFGKLFDPIADKLIVTTTLISLSIFGFIPLWITILFVARDLIVDAIRVLMAQNNIDVKASIWGKLKTLTQTIAIIIVLVVAVAFNFSLVSNWKDWLILYAINIPMLVALFFSIFSGYKYYHSIRSYIKTK
- a CDS encoding phosphatidate cytidylyltransferase, producing the protein MKILKERVLPAVVGVLILASAIIPFAIFGASHYEARIAAYIMATAALFILSFEILNAFGVKLVFRIFVSMLAALMTFMPIDTAETLLKPGSFDRTQLLILIKNSVFNWQSLLIISVIALIFVLIELQSRTNMTAGDRFLRFVHIWFSFFYVINSIVFLLLATFRDWKIVLFILLAPSLADIGGFFGGKFFGKKLIKASFAPNISPKKTWEGFIVGVIACWIFAAGMIFGLGLMENKVIPQTFVFSITPFASVAGDLYFSYLKRLNATKDYSKILLGHGGLMDRHDSISFVSTLVAMVYFFISVK
- a CDS encoding adenine phosphoribosyltransferase — translated: MDLKKYIRDVKNFPKPGILFKDISPLLADGEALNYTITSMAEVAKDVDVIVGPDARGFLFGTPTAAVLKKPFIMVRKPGKLPGKVISREYDLEYGNNILQIQADFIKKGQTVAIVDDVLATGGTIKAIIKLLKEQGAIIKKVIILLELTDLNGRDSINEDGIEIVSLVKF
- the infB gene encoding translation initiation factor IF-2 is translated as MAKKNRLSNTSVVKEQLSDIKTEIVNGTFIFTNRTSLGEFAEKIKMNANDLIKRFLLRGKFYQINHILEEEEIAEICMEKGLDFKKEENIDAGNFLNEVKFNDDKSLLVKRPPIITVMGHVDHGKTSLIDYIRKTNVVSTESSGITQHTGAYQISHKGEKITFIDTPGHEAFSKMRSRGAKITDIIILVVAADDGVMPQTKEAIMHAKSANVPLIVFVNKMDKPQKNLEKIKRELMENDVLIEEFGGDTQIVYGSALKGQGIEELFSAIILLADLLDLKANPSRYPVGTVIESKVDKGVGVVTTIIVENGTLYKGDFIVAGSCYGKVRSMKSPGGAFIDEVLPGTPVKIAGLNNSPLAGDRFIGFDDEKYAKKLALDKAQIDKSHNLYEKTQLNNVELGKKVFNVIIRSDVQGTAEAIKNKLSVMENEEATIRVIGAQVGQVSSSDLLLAQASNAIIIAFNVKVSPNIKQTAKQSNIKIMSYDVIYKIIEDMQNILDGEKPIVYEERKIGSAHCIKLFYYSKVGTIAGCMQDEGVVKVGCKVQIFRNKKMIHEGIVETLKREANDLKVVEKGKDFGTHIKKFNDIKEDDVLVFFEEVPVSV
- a CDS encoding YlxR family protein; the encoded protein is MTLKMKSDKKNEGFSRKCIATGLIVPENQMLRFDYNKNENLIKLDVNRELKGRGAYFIATEENWNTVVRKKCLNKTFRTAVPKEVYERIEAELKEGKWLKRID